A window of the Equus asinus isolate D_3611 breed Donkey chromosome 20, EquAss-T2T_v2, whole genome shotgun sequence genome harbors these coding sequences:
- the LOC106831636 gene encoding olfactory receptor 52I2-like, whose product MLGPPYNHTMETPATFFLVGVPGLQSSHLWLAISLSVMYTIALLGNTLVMTIIWVDSTLQEPMYCFLCVLAAVDIVMASSVVPKMVSIFFSGDNSISFCACFTQMYFIHAATAVETGLLLAMAFDRYVAICKPLHYKRILTPQVMVGMSVAITIRAVIFMTPLSWMVSHLPFCGSNVVLHSYCEHIAVAKLTCADPMPSCLYGLIGSSIIVGSDVVFIAASYNLILRVVFGLSSKNAQLKALSTCGSHMGVMALYYLPGMASVYVAWLGKDTVPLHIQVLLADLYLVIPSTLNPIIYGLRIKQIRERAWSTLMHCLFYLSNVGS is encoded by the coding sequence ATGCTGGGGCCACCCTACAACCACACAATGGAAACCCCTGCCACCTTCTTCCTTGTGGGTGTCCCAGGTTTGCAGTCTTCACATCTTTGGCTGGCTATCTCACTGAGTGTCATGTATACCATAGCCCTGTTAGGAAACACCCTCGTAATGACCATAATCTGGGTGGATTCCACTTTACAAGAGCCCATGTACTGCTTCCTGTGTGTTCTGGCTGCTGTGGACATTGTTATGGCCTCCTCTGTGGTGCCCAAGATGGTGAGCATCTTCTTCTCAGGAGACAACTCCATCAGCTTTTGTGCTTGTTTCACTCAGATGTATTTTATCCATGCAGCCACAGCTGTGGAGACAGGGCTGCTGCTGGCCATGGCTTTTGACCGCTATGTAGCCATCTGTAAGCCCCTACACTACAAGAGAATTCTCACACCTCAAGTGATGGTGGGAATGAGTGTGGCCATCACCATCAGAGCTGTCATATTCATGACTCCATTGAGTTGGATGGTGAGTCATCTACCTTTCTGTGGTTCCAATGTGGTTCTCCATTCCTACTGTGAGCACATAGCCGTGGCCAAGCTGACATGTGCTGACCCCATGCCCAGTTGTCTCTATGGTCTGATTGGTTCCTCAATTATTGTGGGCTCTGATGTGGTCTTCATTGCTGCCTCCTATAACCTTATTCTTCGGGTAGTATTTGGtctctcctcaaagaatgctcaGTTGAAAGCCTTAAGCACATGTGGCTCCCACATGGGGGTTATGGCTCTGTACTATTTACCTGGGATGGCGTCTGTCTATGTGGCCTGGCTAGGGAAGGACACAGTGCCTTTGCACATCCAGGTGCTGTTAGCTGACTTGTACCTGGTCATCCCATCCACCTTAAACCCCATCATCTATGGCCTGAGGATCAAACAAATACGAGAGCGTGCATGGAGCACACTGATGCACTGCCTCTTTTACCTCTCCAACGTGGGTTCATGA